A genomic segment from Deltaproteobacteria bacterium encodes:
- a CDS encoding ferredoxin, which yields MRQLRITVDQNKCVGSTTCLHTARSTFALDETGKSSVVNPHGDNEATVIEAAESCPVGAIIVEDAETGQRLFP from the coding sequence ATGCGACAGCTCCGTATCACCGTCGATCAGAACAAGTGCGTGGGTTCGACCACCTGTCTCCATACCGCACGGTCGACGTTCGCGCTCGATGAAACAGGCAAGTCCTCGGTCGTGAATCCGCACGGCGATAATGAAGCGACTGTCATCGAAGCGGCAGAGAGCTGCCCTGTCGGCGCGATCATCGTGGAAGATGCGGAGACGGGGCAGCGGTTGTTTCCGTAG
- a CDS encoding amidohydrolase family protein encodes MAQTVLFKNARLIDGLADQPQTGMSLLVTGDRISKVERGELPISPDTQVVDLAGKTVLPGLIDTHVHSTLMDRESLPLFLAAGVTSARDVGAKLEKVLALKADLSSGAQLGPRLFVCGPLLDGAEPSFPRGPLTEMLESVPSVEAVPEKIGHLLASGVDGVKLYFTLPPETAKAIIQFVDKRRPITGHLGYTHSLDVIRAGIDGLEHVWISPYNEFCALDMQFGPGKKVSSMMNRHFAPLTFKGWEEADLQSTNAKVWFDAMVEKQVNMGTTLDLLWISKCGQDAAMQDPDRRYIPPMALGRQRALAAHIGERPDWDMFPGFDPAIGSKALEKHQEVTRILHESGGLVVGGTDCGGIPYPPPGYALWREVELMAEAIGTMAAFQAVTSVAARYLRKQEDIGSIAPGRYADFMVVDGDPLRNVRELRKITTVYRGGKAYDPQALLAGVPTQQLGMAH; translated from the coding sequence ATGGCGCAAACAGTACTCTTCAAGAACGCACGGCTGATCGACGGTCTGGCCGATCAACCGCAGACAGGAATGTCGCTCCTCGTCACCGGCGACCGCATCAGCAAGGTCGAACGCGGCGAGCTTCCGATTTCCCCGGATACTCAGGTGGTCGACTTGGCCGGAAAAACAGTCCTCCCCGGGCTGATCGATACCCATGTCCATTCCACACTGATGGACCGCGAGAGTTTGCCGCTCTTTTTAGCTGCCGGGGTTACCAGCGCCCGCGACGTGGGAGCGAAATTAGAAAAGGTGCTCGCTCTCAAGGCCGACCTCAGTAGCGGTGCACAGCTTGGACCACGCCTGTTCGTCTGTGGCCCGTTGCTCGATGGCGCGGAGCCGAGTTTTCCGCGTGGACCTTTAACCGAGATGCTCGAAAGCGTTCCATCGGTAGAGGCGGTGCCGGAAAAAATTGGGCATCTGCTCGCCTCCGGTGTCGATGGCGTCAAGCTCTATTTCACCTTGCCGCCGGAGACCGCTAAAGCCATCATCCAGTTCGTTGATAAACGTCGGCCAATCACCGGTCATCTCGGCTACACCCATTCGCTTGATGTCATCCGCGCCGGGATCGACGGCTTGGAGCATGTGTGGATTTCTCCGTACAATGAGTTCTGTGCGCTAGATATGCAGTTCGGCCCTGGCAAAAAAGTCAGTTCCATGATGAATCGCCATTTCGCGCCGCTGACTTTCAAAGGCTGGGAAGAGGCGGATCTGCAAAGCACAAACGCCAAGGTCTGGTTCGACGCTATGGTGGAGAAACAAGTCAACATGGGCACGACGCTCGATCTGCTGTGGATCTCGAAATGCGGGCAAGACGCGGCAATGCAGGACCCTGACCGTCGCTACATTCCGCCGATGGCGCTGGGTCGTCAGCGGGCCTTGGCGGCGCATATTGGCGAACGTCCGGATTGGGACATGTTCCCCGGATTCGATCCCGCCATCGGTTCCAAAGCCCTGGAGAAGCACCAAGAAGTCACGCGGATTTTGCACGAGTCCGGCGGCCTCGTGGTCGGTGGCACCGACTGCGGCGGCATCCCCTACCCGCCTCCAGGGTACGCCTTGTGGCGTGAGGTCGAACTGATGGCCGAAGCCATCGGCACCATGGCGGCCTTTCAGGCGGTCACTTCGGTGGCGGCTCGCTATCTGCGCAAACAAGAGGACATCGGCAGCATCGCCCCGGGGCGCTATGCCGACTTCATGGTGGTGGATGGAGACCCGCTGCGCAACGTGCGGGAACTGCGGAAGATCACGACGGTCTATCGCGGTGGGAAAGCCTACGATCCGCAAGCGCTGTTGGCTGGGGTGCCGACTCAACAGCTCGGGATGGCGCACTGA